The genome window GAAGAGTCCAACCACAATTATTAGAATCATGAGGAGAGCAGCACCCACGTATGACTGGGGCCGATTTCTCCACGTCAGCTTGCGTTCTCTTGCTCCTGGTTTGGTCTTTCCAGATTCCAGGTCTCTCTTCAACTTCTTCAGATCGGCACCCAGATCGTCCGCGTGCTGGTAACGGTCTTCCGGTTCTTTCTCCAGAGCCTTGTGGATGAAACGATCAAGCTCCTGGGGAATATTGGGATTCAACGTGGTAACGGGAAGGGGAAGGTCATTTACAATAGCATACAATACAGCCGCATCGTGTTCTCCTTTGAAGGGTAGTTGACCGGTAGCCATCTCGTACATCACCACACCAAAAGAAAAAAGGTCGCTCCGGCGGTCCACCTTCAACCCTTCCGCTTGCTCCGGTGACATATACGCCAAAGTGCCCAGGGTACTTCCTTCCTCCGTAACCCTTGTCACCCCTTTCCGCTTCGCCAGGCCAAAGTCCATGATCTTTACCAGACCATCCTTTGAAATCATTATGTTCTCAGACTTGATATCCCGATGAATTATTTCATTGCTGTGTGCGGCATTTAGTCCTTCAGCCACGGGAATGACGATATTCAATAGTTCCTTTGTTCTCAGGGGTCCCTTTTCCAACTTGTCCTTGAGCGTCTCACCTTCAACATATTCCATGGCGATGAACGTCTGCCTGCCCGCCGTGGAGGGATCCTCCGCGTCCTCAATCGCAAAGACGGTCATGATATTAGGATGGCTAAGAGCAGACGCAGCCTGGGCTTCATAGAGGAACCGGGTCTTATCCTCTTCATTAGCCAGAAGATGGTGGGGTAAGAACTTGAGAGCGACGGTTCGTTTGAGCTTCGTATCCTCAGCCTTGTACACCACACCCATCCCACCTTCACCGAGTTTTTCGATGATGCGATAGTGAGAGATTGTTTGACCGATCATGGACAACACCCCCCGCTTTCCCGTCTAGCCGCCGGACAGGCGCTCTGCCTCAGCGGGGCCACCGCTAAAGCGGGATAAACAGGCATCCCGCCTTCGCCCAGCTTTTCAAGGACCTTGTAGTGGGAAATGGTTTTGCCGACTTGTCCGCCGTCTTTTGGGAGGATCATCACTCTGGCGATCAAAGTTTTCCGCTGAATCTTTGCTTGAATGCTTCGTGACGAATCTTCACTTCCGAAAGGAGGGTCTGAAACTCTTCGGTAGTTCGAATACTTTCAAGTAGTGGATCACTGTCTATATAAGGATAGTTGAAGAAGCCTTTGCTTGAGGCTTTCAGACTCTTCAAGGCTAGATTTGTTTCTCCTGCCAGCGCATAAAAGTGGGTGAGTCGATAGAGCATTTCATGATCAACGATGTTTCTTTCTTGCAAAGACTTTGTGATGCTTCGAACACGCTTGAAATTTCCTCGTGCAGCCTCCTTGTACGCTTTTCCGAAGAGACTCCAAATGCTAGATGGATCGACCTTCTGGCAAGAATCGAAAATAGCAGATGCCCGCTGCCAATCCTTGGAATAGTAATACGCCATCCCCTGGTAAAAAAGCGAATGAACATCAACAGGTTGTCCAGCAGCATTGCGCCGCTCAATTGTGCTATCCACCGACGAGACCGCAGCGAAGTATTCTCCTTTGTAGATCAAGGCCTTCGTTATTTCAATCTGGTTGTCAAATGGGCTGACATATCTGGGATCGAGTGCCTGTGCACGTACGTACATTTCGATCGATTCATCCATCATCCCACCATATCGATAGACATAACCAAGACTCGAATAGAAGTCCGGGGAATTGGGATTCACGCTGAACGCTTGCTGTAACAGAGCGGCAGCTTCGTCAATCTTCCCGGTCTCTGCATAGAGATTCGCAAGTCCGGAGATGGCATCCGGAAGCTCGCTATTCAATCTGAGGGCTCGGTCATAAGCTCGCTCTGCCAATTCATAATCGCTCTCCCAGGCTCCAGAAAACTGGGCATACGTCTGATATGCCAAACCAAGGGAAGCCCAGGCCAGTGAATAGGTTGAATCCAGCTGAACTGATTTCTCCAGGAGCTGGATCCGATTGGCCCAGTCAGTAGCGGTCGTCAATGGACTTGCTACTGCTTTGAGGAAATACTCGTAGGCAAGGGGATTAGAAGGCACATCCTTTCTAAGTCTTACTTCTTCCTCCGGCGACAAATGCAACTTTAGACCGGCAATGATTTTCCGTGAGATGGAATCCTGGACGGTGAAAATATCCGAATACTCGACCTCAATAGGCTCTCGCCAGACGATTTCGTTCCGAGAAACGTTTACAAGCTGAGCATTGAGTCTGAAGCGATCCCCTTCCTTCATATAGCTGCCGGTCAAGACAACTTCCACGTCCAGATCACGAGCCACTGACGAAAGATCAATCTCAGCACCGTCGTACTTGCGAATGGCGCTTGATGGACGAACTACGACACTCTGAACGTAGTCCAACTTTGTGATAATTTGATCAGCAAGCGAAAAGCCAAGAAAGTCTGTTCCGGGGTCATTTCGAACACTTCTGAATGGGAGTACTGCGACCTAAGATAAGACGACTGAAGACTCTATCCTGGGAGACCGTGAAGT of Candidatus Neomarinimicrobiota bacterium contains these proteins:
- a CDS encoding tetratricopeptide repeat protein, translating into MDYVQSVVVRPSSAIRKYDGAEIDLSSVARDLDVEVVLTGSYMKEGDRFRLNAQLVNVSRNEIVWREPIEVEYSDIFTVQDSISRKIIAGLKLHLSPEEEVRLRKDVPSNPLAYEYFLKAVASPLTTATDWANRIQLLEKSVQLDSTYSLAWASLGLAYQTYAQFSGAWESDYELAERAYDRALRLNSELPDAISGLANLYAETGKIDEAAALLQQAFSVNPNSPDFYSSLGYVYRYGGMMDESIEMYVRAQALDPRYVSPFDNQIEITKALIYKGEYFAAVSSVDSTIERRNAAGQPVDVHSLFYQGMAYYYSKDWQRASAIFDSCQKVDPSSIWSLFGKAYKEAARGNFKRVRSITKSLQERNIVDHEMLYRLTHFYALAGETNLALKSLKASSKGFFNYPYIDSDPLLESIRTTEEFQTLLSEVKIRHEAFKQRFSGKL